A stretch of Labrus mixtus chromosome 7, fLabMix1.1, whole genome shotgun sequence DNA encodes these proteins:
- the LOC132977831 gene encoding LIM domain and actin-binding protein 1-like isoform X1, with product MESGPFNRRSWATQSLRVTANELSLTSRGKNNAIAERFSKYQRAAGEASAEKKKGVSESASPSLRSTNLSALKKRWEQRGSSDRDKSASVPPPIQSSIRRRPSALARTPSITEQSPPMKSPTVRTDQGGPLTDLKANRGEEERGMDKDELTHSDRPEKLEEQVPTSPRASYEKAQVPLNNLKMKFERGEDAKGKVARTTLRSSSSEDMDQHGGVSPSKRVEGTSMKEKMAKYQASVSKQGTSPSGVAAELPAPKTSAAVKEKHNAARECNGETSEQPKALRKFCPPVKETCNACSKTVYPLERLVVLKHVYHKSCFCCVHCSMKLGLGNYASLHGNVYCKPHFNQLFKAKGNYDEGFGHRPHKELWAPRADGQEVEEGMKPKEQEEPAAAELCPAESVSEKTPTPPEETSPQVKVTDLTAALETRVQTHSSEKPQATEKLAEKRRLRVAWPPQGGEGKSESAALSPVTEGASSGRPWRAKWPPEDEVQSSFQSTERVELKSLRRSSSLKERCRPFTIAARPIPAASVGPREPRRPLKSLLEWRASFEEKSEEAPVKSDPEPLEVKPEEKKEQSKCVSLRESVTEEVVETPRQEDQAEGVKAAADNMAAEEGSLRSTSHSISPSSSPPAQPKQNRASQDVGFWEEDKEGSETEELSAEDIIKRNRYYDEEDDNSDS from the exons ATGGAAAGTGGTCCCTTTAATCGACGTTCCTGGGCAACACAGTCCTTGCGTGTAACCGCGAATGAGCTGTCACTGACTAGCCGAGGGAAAAACAATGCCATCGCTGAACGCTTCTCCAA gtaCCAACGAGCTGCTGGGGAGgccagtgcagagaagaaaaaagga GTCTCTGAGAGTGCATCGCCCTCCCTGCGGTCAACCAACCTGAGTGCTCTGAAGAAGCGctgggagcagagagggagcagcGATAGGGACAAATCTGCTTCAGTCCCACCTCCAATCCAGTCTAGCATCCGACGCAGACCTTCTGCTCTGGCCAGAACCCCGTCTATCACTGAGCAATCTCCTCCGATGAAGAGCCCCACCGTGCGGACCGATCAAGGAGGTCCACTCACAGATCTGAAAGCAAACAgaggtgaagaagagagagggatggacaAGGATGAgctgacacacagtgacagacctgAAAAGCTGGAAGAGCAAGTTCCAACCAGCCCCCGTGCCTCTTATGAGAAAGCCCAAGTGCCACTGAACAACCTGAAGATGAAGTTTGAGAGGGGAGAGGACGCTAAGGGAAAG GTTGCCAGGACAACTCTACGCAGTTCTTCCTCAGAGGACATGGACCAACATGGAg GTGTGTCTCCATCTAAACGGGTTGAAGGGACATCTATGAAGGAGAAGATGGCAAAATACCAGGCCTCTGTTTCTAAACAAGGAACCAGTCCCTCT GGTGTGGCTGCAGAGCTGCCTGCTCCGAAAACTtctgcagcagtaaaagagaaacacaatgcTGCACGTGAGTGCAATG GGGAGACCAGCGAACAACCCAAAGCATTACGG AAGTTCTGCCCCCCTGTGAAGGAGACATGCAACGCATGTTCAAAGACTGTGTATCCTCTGGAGAGACTGGTGGTTCTGAAGCATGTCTACCACAAAAGTTGCTTCTGCTGTGTGCACTGCAGCATGAAACTCGG TCTTGGGAACTACGCCTCTCTACATGGTAACGTCTACTGCAAGCCCCATTTTAACCAGCTGTTTAAAGCTAAAGGAAACTATGACGAGGGCTTTGGCCACCGGCCTCACAAGGAGCTTTGGGCGCCACGAGCTGATGGACAGGAGGTTGAAGAAGGGATGAAGCCAAAAGAACAAGAGgaaccagcagctgcagagctttGTCCAGCTGAGAGTGTCTCAGAAAAAACACCAACCCCACCTGAGGAAACTTCCCCGCAGGTAAAAGTCACAGACCTGACAGCCGCACTGGAGACACGtgtgcagacacacagcagtGAAAAACCTCAGGCTACAGAGAAGCTGGCTGAGAAACGCAGGCTGAGGGTTGCCTGGCCTCCACAAGGTGGTGAGGGCAAATCTGAGTCAGCAGCCCTCAGTCCGGTCACAGAGGGGGCTTCGTCAGGCCGACCATGGAGGGCCAAGTGGCCCCCAGAGGATGAGGTGCAGTCATCTTTCCAGAGCACAGAGCGGGTCGAGCTGAAGAGCCTGAGAAGGAGCTCTTCTCTAAAGGAGCGCTGTCGGCCTTTTACCATTGCAGCCAGACCCATCCCCGCAGCAAGTGTAGGCCCCAGGGAGCCTCGTCGCCCGCTCAAATCCCTGCTGGAGTGGAGAGCATCATTCGAGGAAAAATCTGAAGAAGCACCCGTAAAAAGCGACCCGGAACCTCTGGAGGTGAAGccggaggaaaagaaagagcaaaGCAAGTGCGTGAGTCTAAGAGAGTCTGTCACTGAGGAGGTTGTGGAGACTCCAAGACAGGAAGACCAAGCAGAGGGAGTCAAAGCAGCGGCAGACAACATGGCAGCAGAAGAGGGCTCTCTAAGAAGCACCTCACACAGTATTTCACCATCCAGCTCTCCACCTGCACAGCCAAAGCAGAACCGTGCCTCCCAGGATGTGGGCTTCTGGGAAGAGGACAAAGAAGGAAGTGAAACTGAGGAGCTGAGTGCAGAGGACATAATTAAGAGGAACCGCTACTATGACGAGGAGGATGACAACTCTGACTCATAG
- the LOC132977831 gene encoding LIM domain and actin-binding protein 1-like isoform X2: protein MKSPTVRTDQGGPLTDLKANRGEEERGMDKDELTHSDRPEKLEEQVPTSPRASYEKAQVPLNNLKMKFERGEDAKGKVARTTLRSSSSEDMDQHGGVSPSKRVEGTSMKEKMAKYQASVSKQGTSPSGVAAELPAPKTSAAVKEKHNAARECNGETSEQPKALRKFCPPVKETCNACSKTVYPLERLVVLKHVYHKSCFCCVHCSMKLGLGNYASLHGNVYCKPHFNQLFKAKGNYDEGFGHRPHKELWAPRADGQEVEEGMKPKEQEEPAAAELCPAESVSEKTPTPPEETSPQVKVTDLTAALETRVQTHSSEKPQATEKLAEKRRLRVAWPPQGGEGKSESAALSPVTEGASSGRPWRAKWPPEDEVQSSFQSTERVELKSLRRSSSLKERCRPFTIAARPIPAASVGPREPRRPLKSLLEWRASFEEKSEEAPVKSDPEPLEVKPEEKKEQSKCVSLRESVTEEVVETPRQEDQAEGVKAAADNMAAEEGSLRSTSHSISPSSSPPAQPKQNRASQDVGFWEEDKEGSETEELSAEDIIKRNRYYDEEDDNSDS from the exons ATGAAGAGCCCCACCGTGCGGACCGATCAAGGAGGTCCACTCACAGATCTGAAAGCAAACAgaggtgaagaagagagagggatggacaAGGATGAgctgacacacagtgacagacctgAAAAGCTGGAAGAGCAAGTTCCAACCAGCCCCCGTGCCTCTTATGAGAAAGCCCAAGTGCCACTGAACAACCTGAAGATGAAGTTTGAGAGGGGAGAGGACGCTAAGGGAAAG GTTGCCAGGACAACTCTACGCAGTTCTTCCTCAGAGGACATGGACCAACATGGAg GTGTGTCTCCATCTAAACGGGTTGAAGGGACATCTATGAAGGAGAAGATGGCAAAATACCAGGCCTCTGTTTCTAAACAAGGAACCAGTCCCTCT GGTGTGGCTGCAGAGCTGCCTGCTCCGAAAACTtctgcagcagtaaaagagaaacacaatgcTGCACGTGAGTGCAATG GGGAGACCAGCGAACAACCCAAAGCATTACGG AAGTTCTGCCCCCCTGTGAAGGAGACATGCAACGCATGTTCAAAGACTGTGTATCCTCTGGAGAGACTGGTGGTTCTGAAGCATGTCTACCACAAAAGTTGCTTCTGCTGTGTGCACTGCAGCATGAAACTCGG TCTTGGGAACTACGCCTCTCTACATGGTAACGTCTACTGCAAGCCCCATTTTAACCAGCTGTTTAAAGCTAAAGGAAACTATGACGAGGGCTTTGGCCACCGGCCTCACAAGGAGCTTTGGGCGCCACGAGCTGATGGACAGGAGGTTGAAGAAGGGATGAAGCCAAAAGAACAAGAGgaaccagcagctgcagagctttGTCCAGCTGAGAGTGTCTCAGAAAAAACACCAACCCCACCTGAGGAAACTTCCCCGCAGGTAAAAGTCACAGACCTGACAGCCGCACTGGAGACACGtgtgcagacacacagcagtGAAAAACCTCAGGCTACAGAGAAGCTGGCTGAGAAACGCAGGCTGAGGGTTGCCTGGCCTCCACAAGGTGGTGAGGGCAAATCTGAGTCAGCAGCCCTCAGTCCGGTCACAGAGGGGGCTTCGTCAGGCCGACCATGGAGGGCCAAGTGGCCCCCAGAGGATGAGGTGCAGTCATCTTTCCAGAGCACAGAGCGGGTCGAGCTGAAGAGCCTGAGAAGGAGCTCTTCTCTAAAGGAGCGCTGTCGGCCTTTTACCATTGCAGCCAGACCCATCCCCGCAGCAAGTGTAGGCCCCAGGGAGCCTCGTCGCCCGCTCAAATCCCTGCTGGAGTGGAGAGCATCATTCGAGGAAAAATCTGAAGAAGCACCCGTAAAAAGCGACCCGGAACCTCTGGAGGTGAAGccggaggaaaagaaagagcaaaGCAAGTGCGTGAGTCTAAGAGAGTCTGTCACTGAGGAGGTTGTGGAGACTCCAAGACAGGAAGACCAAGCAGAGGGAGTCAAAGCAGCGGCAGACAACATGGCAGCAGAAGAGGGCTCTCTAAGAAGCACCTCACACAGTATTTCACCATCCAGCTCTCCACCTGCACAGCCAAAGCAGAACCGTGCCTCCCAGGATGTGGGCTTCTGGGAAGAGGACAAAGAAGGAAGTGAAACTGAGGAGCTGAGTGCAGAGGACATAATTAAGAGGAACCGCTACTATGACGAGGAGGATGACAACTCTGACTCATAG